In the Hordeum vulgare subsp. vulgare chromosome 7H, MorexV3_pseudomolecules_assembly, whole genome shotgun sequence genome, one interval contains:
- the LOC123411872 gene encoding carbonic anhydrase, chloroplastic-like codes for MERLRTGFDKFKTEVYDKKPDLFGPLKANQEPTYLLFACADSRVCPSVTLGLEPGEAFTVRNIGAMVPCYCKNKHTGVGSAIEYAVCALKVKVIVVIGHSRCGGIKALLSLKDGADDSFHFVEDWVRIGFSAKKKVKDECCDLPFEDQCAVLEKEAVNVSLQNLSTYPFVKEGVANGTLKLIGGHYDFVSGKFDTWEL; via the exons ATGGAGCGCCTCAGGACCGGCTTCGACAAGTTCAAGACCGAGGTCTACGA CAAGAAGCCGGACCTCTTCGGCCCCCTGAAGGCCAACCAGGAACCTACG TACTTGTTGTTCGCGTGTGCCGACTCGCGCGTGTGCCCATCGGTTACCCTGGGCCTGGAACCCGGCGAGGCCTTCACTGTCCGCAACATCGGCGCCATGGTCCCGTGCTACTGCAAGAACAAGCACACCGGCGTTGGATCGGCCATCGAATACGCCGTCTGTGCCCTCAAGGTGAAGGTCATTGTGGTGATTGGCCACAGTCGCTGTGGTGGAATCAAAGCCCTGCTCTCACTCAAGGATGGCGCGGACGACTCCTT CCACTTTGTTGAGGACTGGGTCAGGATCGGGTTCTCGgccaagaagaaggtgaaggacgAGTGTTGTGACCTGCCTTTCGAGGACCAATGTGCCGTCTTGGAAAAG GAGGCCGTCAACGTGTCCCTCCAGAACCTGAGCACCTACCCGTTCGTCAAGGAGGGTGTGGCCAACGGAACACTCAAGCTGATCGGCGGCCACTACGATTTCGTCTCGGGCAAGTTCGACACATGGGAGCTGTAA